The Proteiniphilum propionicum genome contains the following window.
ATTTTTCACACGGTTGCGGAACTCATCGTAGTTTTTGTTTTCGGCTTTTGTCCATCCGCATTCTGCATAGGCTGCAATGCGCGGAAACGTTTGATAGTACAACCGCGTCAGGTCCGGGGTATATTCACCCCACATCTGGCAACCGAGTCCGGTAATCTTTGAGGCTTTCTCTTTTGCCAACTCCTCGGGTAGCGGATGAAACGAATAGGCTTTTTCAAGAGGGGTTACTTCGTAGGAGTAATCCAGGTAGGTGTAATGCCGGTTTGAATTTACCACATCATAGCCTTCGTCGATGGCTTTGTTGATCAGGATGATGTCCCCATCCCAAAAATGAACCAATGTCCCTTCGGCCAGTTTTTCCGATTGGCTTGCTTTGAGATGGGCCTCACCGCGGATGTTGTCGCCAGTGATTTCGTTCCATCCCATCATGCGTACTCCTTTCGACTCCAGGTATTTAGAGAAACGGTTGATTGACCATACCTGCAGATCTGCAAAGGTCGGGATTCCCGTATCCTCCATAAACTGTATGATCTGCGGATTATTCTCCCAATGGGTGTAGTTGGCTTCATCGCCACCGATATGTATGATTTTTGATGGAAATAGTGTTATGACTTCATCTAAAACATCGCGAATAAATGCCTCTACCTTCGGATCGGTGACATCATAAAGATCGCCCCAGATACCGCTTCCCTGCAGTTTGCTGCTTGCCCCGAGCCAGGGATATGCAGCGATTGAGGCAGACGCATGACCGGGTACCTCAATTTCAGGTACGACCTGAATACCCCTTTCGCCGGCGTATCGCACGATCTCGCGAATCTCATCCTGGGAGTAATGCATCTTTCTCTCCGGAAATTGTTTGTTCCACTGTTCGAGCGTTAAATCGCGGTGTGAAAAATCGCGTTTGGATCCGATTGCTGTTAACTCCGGATATTTTTTTATCTCAATTCTCCACCCCGGATCATCCACCAGGTGCCAGTGAAAGATGTTCATTTTCAGGTAACTCATCTCGTCGAGAAGTTTTTTCACCGTTTCCATCCCTTGAAAGTGCCGACTTTCATCGAGCATAAATGCACGCCATGGAAAAGCGGGTTCGTCCATTATCCGGCAGACGGGGAGAGTAATCCCGTTTCCCGAACGGGAGATGATTTGTCGCAGGGACTGAAGGGCATAGAGTAATCCGTTACGGGAGGCAGCCAATACCCGGATCTTCCTGTTTTTGTAAACAGATAGATGATATGCTTCCCGATTTTTTGATATTTTCTGTTGGATATCGAGAATTAAATCGGCGCTATTTTTCCTCGCTGTAAAACGAGCCTGCACGCCACACTCTTTCAGTACAGATGTTACATAATCGGAGGCCTCCTTTGCTTCAGGATCAATGTAAACTTCCCATTCATTATCGAAAGTGATATACGTTTCTGCAATGGTTCCCTGCTGGGGTTTGGGTACAATCGGCAAACCGTCCCGGTCGTTTGCAAACAAACCAGTTGCGGAAAAAAGAAATAGATAGACCAAAAAATTCAATCGCGTACTCATAAAGGTATTTTTATAATGTTAGTTGAAATCAGCAGAAATGTGAACGAAAAACTACGATAGCATACGCTATTCCACTTTATAGACAAAATTGAATCTTCCTCCCGGAGCAGTGTCCCCGTTCACGTAGAAATCCATGATGTTCCCATTTTCCTGCATATTGTCGTTCCACTTGAATTCAAAATCGAGTGCTTTTCCCTTCATTCCGAGGGTCTCTCGGTCGATCTTGATCTCGAGTCGGTTACCGTTTACCACATAAGGCTTCCTGTTGACCTCTTTCCATTCCCATCGATTACCGATATTTTTTTCCACAATCACCTTTTTTGGCGTTGGACTCTGGCGGTTGATTATGTAATCGTAACCATTCCATCCGGTAGATTTATCCCTGTCGATATCGATAAACAGCATCATCCAGTTGGGATCTTTTCGTGAAGAAAGTTTCCCGGCGGTTTCCACATAGAAATAAATAAACTGCCAGTCTCTGGCAACTTTGGCTTTAGTAATGTCGTTTCTTCCTGTACGGTTGGTGTAGTAGGTGTTGTTCCTGCCCACGTGGTCACGATAAAAGGTATTTCCTTTGTAATGGTCGTAGACCGGTGTTACATCGTCCCACTGATTGGGTTTCCCAATCTTTATGGTTTTTGGGACGGAGGTTTTTTCCGGAGGTGTCATTCCCTTGAACTTTCTCACATTGTCAACCAGTTGCAGGTAACAGACATCTCCCTTATCACCCCATCCCTTGTTGGGCTCGATGTCCCTGCTTCTTTTCCAGTCAAACTGATCCACGAAAGAGAAGGGATCGCCGGTCCAGTTATGTTCGGGAAGCCACTGACTTGCGATAAACTCGTTCCATCCCGTGACAAATACCAGTTCGGGGTCTATTTCAAAAGCACGCTCCCACTGTTCCTGGAAGTTCCATCCATAAAGATAACCGTCAACCCGGGGATCGAATCCGTTCCGGAAGGAGAAGTCTCTTCCCTGTGAGCCGGGAAGGTTGAAGGCACTGCAATGACCCTTGGTCTCGGGTGCGGCATTCTGTGCCACTCCCACAGCCACCTGCTCGAAGGTCCCGTCCTGTTGCGGAACATACCCTTTTTGGGGATAATTTTCCAGCCACGCCCACTGATCTTTTCGTTTTGGTCCGTCTACATAGTCAGGCTGACCGGGCCTGAAGGTGAAGAAATCTGCAATCGCCCTGTCCTCTTCGGAGCTGGTGAGATTGTCGGGATAAGCCATGATTATCGGTTTCCCTTTCCAGTTAAACCAGAGGTTCTTGTACCTTCCGGGTTTGTATAGATCCCGATACAATTGTCTGAGGGAGACCAGCGAGTGCGGAACGGGACCGAAGGGTAGCATAAATGCGATCTTAGGCACGTTGACTCCATCCTTTTGGGCCTGATCCCAGGTTTTCATCAGTGCTTCGTATGATTCCACCCAGGTAAGGCTTCCGTTTGTACAGTCAAAGAAGACCGCATCAACCTTGGCATCCGCCAACATTTCGGCATGTTTTCTCAATACCCAGGGATCGGTAGTCCTGTAATAACCCAGCAATGGCTGTTCCCAGTAAAAGAATCCAGGTTTTGTTTTTCCCCATGCAGGATGGTTGTAATCCTTCATGGCTTCGGGGTGCATACGGATAATCTCGGTGATGTTTTTAACCGTAATGGTAGTATCATCCTTTCCCTGATGCCAGGTCCAATAAAATATGGCCACAAACTTCTCCCTCTTATCGCCCGCATCAGGGTATTCCCTGACTTTTCTGTTCAGTGCATCGGTAACGGACCATTTGTCGCTGTCAACTTTTTGGGCTGCAATGAATTGATTTGTGATAAGCAGCATGAAGAGGATGAGTAAATTGCGTCGTAAGGTGCGTGCCCTAGTATAGGAATTCATTTTTTGTTTTTGTAAATGATATTGTTGGAAAAATTTATTTTTAACATATTGTGATTCCTTTTAGAAGATATCAAGCCTTCGATACTTTTGTAAGTAATTTAGAATACTCTTTTAATTGTGTCTTTTTTGAAGATTATTATTGATTAACTAAGATGTGTCCAACGTCTTTAATTTTTAGTCATATTAGCATTAATCGGGTAAATCAGAGATGACAAGTGAATACTTCATATGAGGATTTTAGAAAAATGTATAGAATGACCTTTGATTTTGTAAAGTTTATGCAAATGTAAAGCATCAAGGTTAACAATAACTGATAGAATTGATAAATAAGTTAAGAAAAATGGCCGATAAAGTTTAAACAGTTGGTACTTATTCATCGTTCCCATGGTTTGAGAAATCATATAAAGTGAGGGTCCTTCGATGTGCATATTTTTCTTGGCCAATGCTAAAAGCAAGAACACACATACGGCTATCCATATCTGGGTATAGACGGCATTTTCAGAAGTGCCATAAAATGATTTGATATGCAGATGTTGTTTTATTCATTTGAAGGAAAGCACAACTTCCCACCTCTCCCTATGAAGTTCAGCAATGGTGAGAACCTTTCAGGTAACGACCTGGTGCCGGATCAGTTGTCCTGTAATCCAGTTCATTTTTTTAATCGTTCGACATGTTCGTTACTTCAAGTACCGTTTCACATTATACATTGTCTTTACTGACCGAGAAGACCACAAGTTTGGGCTCTATTCCATGGTCATACTGCCGTTGACTGACCAAGAATCCCCTAATGATTGGTCTCATCTTCTTCATGTCATCCACAAACACTGGGGCATGCCGTTGATCGCTGAGTTGAAGGGATCGCTGAGCCAACTGTTTCCTTTTTCAAACCGATCATCGGTCAGGTTATAAACACCGTGTTGTGAGGAATATGTTGACGACGCAGTTACTGTCGTCCCCCATGAGGGATGGGCAATGTTGACAATCTTTTGGGAAGAA
Protein-coding sequences here:
- a CDS encoding beta-N-acetylhexosaminidase, whose product is MSTRLNFLVYLFLFSATGLFANDRDGLPIVPKPQQGTIAETYITFDNEWEVYIDPEAKEASDYVTSVLKECGVQARFTARKNSADLILDIQQKISKNREAYHLSVYKNRKIRVLAASRNGLLYALQSLRQIISRSGNGITLPVCRIMDEPAFPWRAFMLDESRHFQGMETVKKLLDEMSYLKMNIFHWHLVDDPGWRIEIKKYPELTAIGSKRDFSHRDLTLEQWNKQFPERKMHYSQDEIREIVRYAGERGIQVVPEIEVPGHASASIAAYPWLGASSKLQGSGIWGDLYDVTDPKVEAFIRDVLDEVITLFPSKIIHIGGDEANYTHWENNPQIIQFMEDTGIPTFADLQVWSINRFSKYLESKGVRMMGWNEITGDNIRGEAHLKASQSEKLAEGTLVHFWDGDIILINKAIDEGYDVVNSNRHYTYLDYSYEVTPLEKAYSFHPLPEELAKEKASKITGLGCQMWGEYTPDLTRLYYQTFPRIAAYAECGWTKAENKNYDEFRNRVKNTEHRWRKMGYLNQQPAYSVQDDTFTLRQLPSQSGGTGSF